The Streptomyces pactum genome contains a region encoding:
- a CDS encoding secondary thiamine-phosphate synthase enzyme YjbQ, with amino-acid sequence MPDAFTTRVLNLATGSAERVADITGECESFLRETAAGRDGLLSVFVPHATAGIAVIETGAGSDDDLLAALHTLLPADDRWQHRHGSPGHGRDHVLPALVPPHATLPVIGGRLELGTWQSVCLVDTNRDNPDRRVRLSFLG; translated from the coding sequence ATGCCAGATGCCTTCACCACCCGAGTACTGAACCTCGCCACCGGCTCGGCGGAGCGGGTCGCCGACATCACCGGTGAGTGCGAGTCCTTCCTGCGCGAGACGGCGGCCGGGCGCGACGGTCTCCTCAGCGTCTTCGTCCCGCACGCCACCGCCGGGATCGCGGTCATCGAGACGGGCGCGGGCAGCGACGACGACCTGCTGGCCGCCCTGCACACGCTGCTCCCCGCCGACGACCGCTGGCAGCACCGCCACGGCAGCCCCGGCCACGGCCGGGACCACGTCCTGCCCGCCCTCGTACCACCGCACGCGACGCTGCCGGTGATCGGCGGACGGCTGGAACTCGGAACCTGGCAGTCGGTGTGCCTGGTGGACACCAACCGGGACAACCCCGACCGTCGCGTGCGCCTGTCGTTCCTCGGGTAG
- a CDS encoding tripartite tricarboxylate transporter permease, which yields MNALNSLMDGFGTALTPLNLLWAALGVLLGTAIGVLPGIGPAMAVALLLPVTYGLDPVAAFIMFAGIYYGAMFGGSTTSILLNTPGESAAVVAAMEGNPMAKAGRGAQALAAAAIGHFAGGMIGTILLVALAPTVADLAVDIGAPDYFAIMVLAFIAVTSVLGSSRVRGLASLLIGLTIGLVGLDQMTGQQRLTFGSLQLADGVDVVIVAVGLFAIGEALWVAAHLRRGAAEPIPVGRPWLGRADVKRTWKSWLRGPFIGFPFGAIPAGGAEIPTFLSYVTEKRLSKNKDEWGKGAIEGVAGPESAASASAAGTLVSMLTLGLPTTAVAAVMLAAFQQYGIQPGPLLFEREPELVWGLIASLFVGMVLLLALNLPLAPVWAKLLRIPRPYLYAGIMFFAAVGAYAVGGEVVDLVILLIIGLVGFGMRRYGLPILPAVIGVILGPNAEQQLRRALQISDGSVTGLVNTPFAVTVYAVIVLLLAWPLLKRLVRRVSH from the coding sequence ATGAACGCCCTCAACTCCCTCATGGACGGCTTCGGAACGGCCCTCACGCCCCTCAACCTCCTGTGGGCCGCCCTCGGCGTGCTGCTCGGGACCGCCATCGGCGTCCTGCCCGGCATCGGACCCGCGATGGCGGTGGCACTGTTGCTGCCGGTGACGTACGGCCTCGACCCCGTCGCCGCGTTCATCATGTTCGCCGGCATCTACTACGGCGCGATGTTCGGCGGTTCGACCACCTCCATCCTGCTCAACACCCCCGGTGAGAGCGCGGCCGTGGTCGCGGCCATGGAGGGCAACCCCATGGCCAAGGCGGGGCGCGGCGCCCAGGCGCTGGCGGCCGCCGCCATCGGTCACTTCGCGGGCGGCATGATCGGCACGATCCTGCTGGTGGCGCTGGCGCCGACGGTCGCCGACCTGGCGGTGGACATCGGCGCGCCGGACTACTTCGCCATCATGGTGCTGGCGTTCATCGCCGTGACGTCGGTGCTGGGCTCCTCGCGCGTCAGAGGTCTGGCCTCCCTGCTGATCGGCCTGACGATCGGCCTGGTGGGCCTGGACCAGATGACGGGCCAGCAGCGGCTGACCTTCGGCTCGCTGCAACTCGCGGACGGCGTCGACGTCGTGATCGTCGCGGTCGGCCTGTTCGCGATCGGCGAGGCGCTGTGGGTGGCGGCTCATCTGCGGCGCGGGGCGGCCGAGCCGATCCCGGTGGGCCGCCCCTGGCTCGGGCGCGCCGATGTGAAGCGGACCTGGAAGTCCTGGCTGCGCGGCCCGTTCATCGGCTTCCCGTTCGGCGCCATTCCGGCGGGCGGCGCCGAGATCCCCACGTTCCTGTCGTACGTCACGGAGAAGCGCCTGTCCAAGAACAAGGACGAGTGGGGCAAGGGTGCCATCGAGGGCGTGGCGGGCCCGGAGTCGGCGGCGTCGGCCTCGGCGGCGGGCACGCTGGTCTCCATGCTGACCCTGGGGCTGCCGACGACGGCGGTCGCGGCGGTCATGCTGGCCGCCTTCCAGCAGTACGGCATCCAGCCCGGCCCGCTGCTCTTCGAACGCGAACCCGAGTTGGTGTGGGGCCTGATCGCGTCCCTCTTCGTCGGCATGGTGCTGCTGCTCGCGCTCAACCTGCCGCTGGCGCCGGTGTGGGCCAAGCTGCTGCGCATCCCGCGGCCGTACCTCTACGCGGGGATCATGTTCTTCGCGGCGGTCGGCGCGTACGCGGTCGGCGGCGAGGTCGTCGACCTGGTGATCCTGCTGATCATCGGCCTCGTCGGTTTCGGCATGCGGCGCTACGGCCTGCCCATCCTGCCCGCGGTGATCGGCGTCATCCTCGGCCCGAACGCCGAACAGCAGTTGCGCCGCGCCCTGCAGATCAGCGACGGCAGTGTGACGGGTCTGGTCAACACGCCGTTCGCGGTGACGGTGTACGCGGTGATCGTGCTGCTGCTGGCGTGGCCGCTGCTGAAGCGGCTGGTACGGCGGGTGAGCCACTGA
- a CDS encoding tripartite tricarboxylate transporter TctB family protein has protein sequence MTTRTDSSPAPDPVPAPATERRSWLRDRSELGVCVLLLALGALVLTDALTMDVDITQRGPVGPKTVPIVVGIGLLVIAALLAVDVLRGGRGEAEGGEDIDLSEPADWRTVLLLSGIFLGAAVLIEPAGFPVAGALLFWGAAFALGSRRLDRDPLIAAVLSLFTYVVFDKLLGVPLPGGPLMGVL, from the coding sequence GTGACGACGCGGACCGACTCCTCCCCGGCGCCGGACCCGGTTCCGGCCCCGGCGACCGAGCGGCGCTCGTGGCTGCGAGACCGCTCCGAACTGGGCGTGTGCGTGCTGCTGCTGGCGCTCGGCGCCCTGGTCCTGACCGATGCGCTCACGATGGACGTCGACATCACCCAGCGCGGGCCGGTCGGCCCCAAGACCGTCCCGATCGTGGTCGGCATCGGGCTGCTGGTGATCGCCGCGCTGCTCGCCGTGGACGTCCTGCGCGGTGGCCGGGGCGAGGCGGAGGGCGGCGAGGACATCGATCTCTCCGAACCCGCCGACTGGCGCACGGTGCTGCTGCTCTCCGGGATCTTCCTCGGCGCGGCCGTGCTGATCGAGCCGGCCGGCTTCCCGGTCGCGGGGGCGCTGCTGTTCTGGGGAGCCGCCTTCGCCCTGGGCAGTCGCCGCCTGGACCGCGACCCGCTGATCGCCGCGGTGCTGTCCCTGTTCACCTACGTCGTCTTCGACAAGCTGCTCGGCGTTCCGCTGCCCGGCGGTCCGCTGATGGGAGTGCTCTGA
- a CDS encoding Bug family tripartite tricarboxylate transporter substrate binding protein, with the protein MRLRTPLALLGAAVLVLAGPPLLSTGSDAETGTQIPGLRFMVPNTPGGGYDITARTAAKNAEDAGLTHNIEVFNLPGAGGTVGLSRLVSEHGNGKLAMSMGLGVVGAVRSNHAPKTLADTTPIARLTEEQDVVVVGKDSPYKTIDELITAWKKDPGKIPVGGGSSPGGPDHLAPMLMAQAAGISPKSVNYIPFDGGGELLASILGNKVGFGVSGVGEYLDQIKAGELRVLAVTGPERVDDLKDAPTLKESGYDVDFTNWRGIVAPPGLSEAERKKLTRLVEELHDSPEWKKSMDQNGWDDAFLAGDEFGAFLDAQDQRVVSVLKELGL; encoded by the coding sequence GTGCGCCTGCGCACTCCCCTTGCCCTGCTCGGGGCCGCCGTGCTCGTGCTCGCGGGACCGCCGTTGCTCTCCACGGGCAGCGACGCCGAGACCGGCACGCAGATCCCCGGCCTGCGCTTCATGGTTCCGAACACGCCGGGCGGCGGCTACGACATCACCGCCCGCACGGCCGCGAAGAACGCCGAGGACGCCGGGCTCACGCACAACATCGAGGTGTTCAACCTGCCCGGCGCGGGCGGCACCGTGGGCCTGAGCCGCCTGGTGAGCGAGCACGGCAACGGCAAGCTCGCCATGTCCATGGGACTCGGCGTCGTCGGCGCGGTCCGCTCCAACCACGCCCCCAAGACCCTCGCCGACACCACCCCGATCGCGCGGCTCACCGAGGAACAGGACGTCGTCGTGGTCGGCAAGGACTCGCCGTACAAGACGATCGACGAGCTGATCACCGCTTGGAAGAAGGACCCGGGCAAGATCCCGGTCGGCGGCGGCTCGTCGCCGGGCGGGCCCGACCATCTCGCGCCGATGCTGATGGCGCAGGCCGCCGGGATCTCCCCCAAGTCGGTCAACTACATCCCCTTCGACGGCGGCGGCGAACTGCTCGCCTCGATCCTCGGCAACAAGGTCGGCTTCGGCGTCTCCGGTGTCGGTGAGTACCTGGACCAGATCAAGGCGGGCGAGCTGAGGGTCCTCGCGGTGACCGGACCGGAGCGGGTCGACGACCTGAAGGACGCGCCCACGCTCAAGGAGTCCGGCTACGACGTGGACTTCACCAACTGGCGCGGCATCGTCGCCCCGCCCGGCTTGTCGGAGGCGGAGCGCAAGAAGCTGACCCGCCTGGTCGAGGAGCTGCACGACTCTCCCGAATGGAAGAAATCCATGGACCAGAACGGCTGGGACGACGCCTTCCTCGCCGGTGACGAGTTCGGCGCGTTCCTGGACGCCCAGGACCAGCGTGTGGTGTCGGTACTGAAGGAGCTGGGACTGTGA